One genomic window of Manihot esculenta cultivar AM560-2 chromosome 16, M.esculenta_v8, whole genome shotgun sequence includes the following:
- the LOC110602829 gene encoding methyltransferase N6AMT1, which produces MSPRIAQIRLVSSHPEVYEPCDDSFALVDALLADRNNLLEHNPRLCVEVGCGSGYVITSLALMLGPHIPGAYYIATDLNPHAVRVTSETLEAHGVHAELIQTNIASGLEKRLERMVDVMVVNPPYVPTPEDEVGCEGITSAWAGGENGRRVIDRILPIADCLLSDRGWLYMVTLAANDPSQICRQMKKKGYAYRIVIQRSTEEENLHIIKFWRDPDCELDVKTPVTNKTFPERVVESLVSQFPQLSSWRTGGSNS; this is translated from the coding sequence ATGTCCCCCAGAATAGCACAAATTCGCCTTGTGAGTTCACATCCTGAGGTTTATGAGCCATGTGATGATTCATTCGCATTAGTTGATGCACTTCTAGCTGATCGAAATAACCTTTTGGAGCATAATCCTAGATTATGTGTGGAAGTGGGTTGTGGCAGTGGTTATGTTATTACCTCTCTAGCTCTTATGCTCGGACCGCATATTCCTGGGGCTTACTATATTGCCACTGACCTCAACCCTCATGCAGTTAGAGTGACTAGTGAGACACTGGAAGCACATGGTGTTCATGCAGAGTTGATACAAACTAACATTGCATCTGGACTGGAAAAGCGACTGGAGAGGATGGTCGATGTGATGGTTGTGAACCCACCTTATGTCCCAACACCTGAAGATGAAGTGGGTTGTGAAGGGATTACTTCTGCTTGGGCTGGAGGGGAGAATGGTCGGAGAGTTATTGACAGGATTTTGCCCATTGCAGATTGTCTTTTGTCCGACAGAGGCTGGTTATACATGGTCACTCTTGCAGCAAATGATCCTTCACAGATATGTCGTCAAATGAAAAAGAAGGGTTATGCTTATAGAATTGTCATCCAGAGATCAACAGAAGAAGAGAATCTTCATATCATCAAGTTCTGGCGGGATCCTGACTGTGAATTGGATGTGAAGACGCCCGTGACAAACAAAACATTTCCTGAAAGGGTTGTGGAGTCGCTGGTTTCACAGTTTCCGCAATTGTCATCCTGGAGAACTGGTGGTAGCAACAGCTGA